In Candidatus Babeliales bacterium, the following proteins share a genomic window:
- a CDS encoding PhoH family protein, translated as MAAERIYVLDTNVLLHDPESIFNFKSAQVGIPILVLEELDRFKGESTDRGHNSRQVIRYLDGLRARGSLREGVELDNGGILKVLFAPDKKVMLPTSLSLNIVDNLILLTILELKQRGYEVQFISKDLNARVKADVLGISAQDYLKGYITPETFYKGWAQFKVPSVSLKKDSPVELQEIAEHHHLILNEFVLLESNNNPFNYKIFRYLGNKQFKTVTVPTLGWPLEPRNVHQLMALDLLFDERIQLVSLLGPAGTGKTFLALLAGLSQVVNQPIYEKMLISRPVIPLGPDIGYLPGTIHEKLHSWMQPIYDNMEFISHTVNRGRQQSNESFDHDAPLYTGKRDKGNKHKKKFEHRQDKISPLDQLIKDGKISLEAITYMRGRSIPYQYILLDEVQNLTPHEVKTLISRVGEGSKIILAGDPYQIDSPYLDFSSNGIVVATNKFKGQSLFGTVFLQSSERSLLSRLVSEIW; from the coding sequence ATGGCAGCAGAGCGTATTTATGTCCTTGATACGAATGTGTTGTTGCACGATCCTGAGTCGATTTTTAATTTCAAAAGTGCGCAGGTTGGCATTCCTATTTTAGTTCTGGAGGAGCTTGATAGGTTCAAAGGTGAGAGCACCGATCGCGGGCATAATTCTAGGCAAGTTATTCGTTATCTTGATGGGTTGCGCGCGCGTGGTTCGTTGCGGGAAGGAGTTGAGCTCGATAATGGGGGAATTTTAAAAGTTCTATTCGCACCTGATAAAAAGGTGATGTTGCCAACATCGTTAAGTTTAAATATCGTTGATAACCTTATTCTTCTTACGATTCTTGAGCTTAAGCAGCGCGGCTATGAAGTGCAATTTATTTCTAAAGATTTAAATGCGCGCGTAAAAGCGGACGTTCTTGGCATCTCTGCGCAAGATTATCTAAAGGGGTATATTACCCCCGAAACATTTTATAAAGGATGGGCACAATTTAAGGTGCCATCAGTTTCATTGAAAAAAGATTCACCGGTCGAACTCCAGGAGATTGCTGAGCATCACCATTTAATTTTGAATGAGTTCGTGCTTCTTGAAAGTAATAATAATCCATTTAATTACAAAATTTTTAGATATCTTGGAAATAAGCAGTTCAAGACGGTTACCGTGCCCACCCTCGGTTGGCCACTTGAGCCACGCAATGTTCATCAATTAATGGCGCTCGATCTACTTTTTGATGAGCGAATTCAGTTGGTAAGTTTGCTTGGCCCAGCAGGAACGGGAAAAACATTCTTGGCGCTCCTTGCCGGGCTTTCTCAAGTGGTGAATCAACCAATTTATGAAAAAATGCTGATCTCTCGCCCCGTGATTCCGTTGGGGCCCGATATTGGTTATCTTCCTGGCACGATTCATGAAAAATTGCATAGTTGGATGCAGCCAATTTACGATAACATGGAATTCATTTCGCACACCGTTAATCGTGGACGGCAGCAAAGTAATGAATCATTTGATCATGACGCTCCTCTTTATACGGGAAAACGTGATAAAGGGAATAAGCACAAGAAAAAATTTGAGCATCGACAGGATAAAATTTCGCCACTCGATCAGTTAATTAAAGACGGAAAAATTAGCCTTGAAGCGATAACCTATATGCGCGGCCGCTCCATTCCTTATCAATATATTTTACTTGATGAAGTTCAAAATTTAACGCCACACGAAGTGAAAACATTAATTTCGCGTGTCGGGGAAGGAAGTAAAATTATTTTGGCGGGTGATCCTTATCAAATCGATTCACCATACTTAGATTTCAGTTCGAACGGTATCGTGGTTGCAACTAATAAGTTCAAAGGGCAATCATTATTCGGCACCGTATTCTTACAAAGTAGCGAACGTAGTTTATTAAGTAGATTAGTAAGCGAGATTTGGTAA
- the thrS gene encoding threonine--tRNA ligase — translation MASDKNLSVLRHSAAHLLAHAVIELYPETLLTIGPATSEGFFYDFLPTRNFKEEDLPLLEARMHEISQRNLPISHTEISKDEARKIFKNNKFKLQLIDEIPAETVGLSKQGDFYDLCRGGHVASTGDIKHFKLLNISGAYWKADKNNQALQRITGTAFYTQEELDAFLRKKEELAQFDHRKLGKQMNLFSFHDEGVGFPFFHPDGKLIINLLIGYLRDLQTKHGYKEIATPIMLSDELWKRSGHYAHYKDNMYFCTIDEKEYAIRPMNCPGSYLVYKERPHSYRELPLKLAEFGLVHRHELSGVLHGLMRVRAFTQDDTHAYCTIEQLEEQLIEMINLTKTVYNRFNFKNIKVAISTRPNDAMGSPEVWDKAINALKNALNKAEMKFVIQEGEGAFYGAKIEFKIQDSMEREWQCGTIQVDFFAAENFDLSYVTPAGTKERPVVIHRAIYGSLERFFAILLEHYKGHLPFWLAPVQVKILTITDDQKEYAQKLLQFLNNAGIRSELDHTSDPISGKIKTAQIEKIPWMLVIGKKEVEMQTVTLRHANGSQEPNLQFNDLVIKAKELASS, via the coding sequence ATGGCATCAGATAAAAATCTTTCGGTTCTTCGTCACTCTGCCGCACATTTACTTGCACACGCAGTTATAGAACTCTATCCGGAAACGCTGCTTACAATCGGGCCGGCTACCTCGGAAGGTTTTTTTTACGATTTTTTGCCAACGCGAAACTTTAAAGAAGAAGATTTACCGCTCCTTGAAGCGCGCATGCACGAAATTTCTCAGCGCAATCTGCCTATTTCGCACACAGAAATCAGTAAAGATGAAGCGCGAAAAATTTTTAAAAATAATAAATTTAAACTTCAATTAATTGATGAAATCCCGGCTGAAACGGTCGGCCTCTCAAAGCAGGGTGATTTTTATGATCTTTGCCGCGGTGGGCATGTTGCATCTACTGGCGATATCAAACATTTTAAACTTCTGAACATCTCTGGCGCGTATTGGAAAGCGGACAAAAATAATCAAGCGCTTCAGCGCATTACCGGCACCGCTTTTTATACTCAAGAAGAGCTCGATGCATTTTTGCGCAAGAAAGAGGAATTAGCGCAATTTGACCATCGCAAACTCGGCAAACAGATGAATCTCTTTTCATTTCACGATGAAGGAGTTGGATTTCCCTTCTTTCATCCCGATGGCAAATTAATAATCAATTTGCTTATTGGTTATTTGCGCGATTTGCAAACCAAGCATGGGTATAAAGAGATCGCCACACCGATTATGCTCAGCGATGAATTGTGGAAACGTTCTGGCCATTATGCGCATTACAAAGATAATATGTATTTTTGTACGATCGATGAGAAAGAATATGCAATTCGCCCCATGAATTGCCCTGGTTCTTATTTGGTATATAAAGAACGCCCACATTCCTATAGAGAACTCCCCCTGAAATTAGCAGAATTTGGCCTTGTGCACCGGCATGAACTTTCAGGCGTGCTTCATGGGTTAATGCGAGTGCGCGCGTTTACGCAGGATGATACGCATGCATATTGCACTATCGAACAACTAGAAGAACAGCTGATTGAAATGATCAACCTGACAAAAACAGTTTACAATCGCTTCAACTTCAAAAATATCAAAGTTGCGATCTCAACGCGTCCTAACGACGCAATGGGTTCTCCAGAAGTATGGGATAAAGCAATCAACGCACTCAAAAACGCCCTTAATAAAGCAGAAATGAAGTTTGTGATTCAAGAAGGGGAAGGGGCATTCTACGGCGCTAAAATTGAATTCAAGATTCAAGATTCTATGGAGCGGGAATGGCAGTGCGGTACGATTCAGGTAGATTTCTTTGCAGCTGAAAACTTTGATTTAAGCTATGTTACCCCTGCTGGCACTAAAGAACGGCCAGTTGTTATTCATAGAGCTATTTACGGCTCGTTAGAACGGTTTTTTGCCATTTTACTTGAACATTATAAAGGACATCTACCCTTCTGGCTTGCGCCGGTACAGGTTAAAATCCTTACTATTACCGATGATCAGAAAGAATATGCGCAAAAACTCTTGCAGTTTTTGAATAATGCAGGGATTCGTAGCGAACTGGATCACACCTCAGATCCGATTTCTGGAAAAATTAAAACTGCCCAAATAGAAAAAATTCCCTGGATGCTGGTAATTGGTAAAAAAGAGGTTGAGATGCAAACCGTTACGCTTCGGCATGCAAACGGCTCACAAGAACCAAATCTCCAATTTAACGATCTAGTGATCAAAGCGAAAGAGTTAGCATCTTCCTAA
- the nth gene encoding endonuclease III — protein sequence MVFSISEQLGRDPFLVLISCLLSLRTKDTVTFPASMRLFEHARTPEQLLNLPILKIEKLIYPVGFYHRKAFLMHSVSKDLLDRFGGRVPNTEEDLLSIKGVGRKTANLVLGEGFGIPAICVDTHVHRVANRLGLVETQTPEETETELKKIIPKNYWIRINQWLVVWGQQICVPISPFCSKCPLRPVCKRVGVIKSR from the coding sequence ATGGTTTTTTCCATCAGCGAGCAATTAGGGCGGGATCCGTTTCTAGTACTTATCAGTTGCTTACTCAGTTTACGGACCAAGGATACGGTGACGTTTCCCGCTTCAATGCGTCTCTTCGAGCACGCTCGCACGCCAGAGCAACTTCTTAATCTTCCTATTTTAAAAATAGAAAAACTTATCTATCCGGTGGGGTTTTACCATCGCAAAGCATTTTTGATGCATAGTGTCAGTAAAGATCTCCTTGATCGTTTTGGGGGCAGAGTCCCTAATACGGAGGAAGATCTTTTAAGCATCAAAGGCGTCGGTCGCAAGACAGCAAATTTGGTCTTAGGCGAAGGATTTGGCATTCCGGCTATTTGCGTTGATACCCATGTTCATCGCGTCGCTAATCGGCTTGGTTTAGTGGAAACACAGACCCCAGAAGAAACCGAAACTGAACTCAAAAAGATTATTCCTAAAAATTATTGGATCCGTATTAATCAATGGCTCGTCGTTTGGGGCCAGCAAATTTGCGTACCAATCTCTCCATTTTGTTCAAAATGTCCATTACGGCCCGTTTGCAAGCGGGTCGGTGTTATTAAAAGCCGGTAG
- a CDS encoding sigma 54-interacting transcriptional regulator: MMNIVLFLYQIISSNPFLLAVAITALICKTFLFAMTISHGIRASKIQRPWFFLVPVLIGAMFSDIAWITSTSYRLFFSNLDYRPFLFIIRLAWALTIIQYQSLCFFLESLTEKDRRLRLHQRIFMAISTIFALSFVYLAIFEFNNPTNRPPIEFQLLTINSVYIFFLIIPSILVVLRHLRNPHMPKILKKQIKILIQMIIAPQLLFDFIQIFPFSFSQTYIASNYAVVSISTILLTMAFYFSAKKIIGLRFLNFQEHVQTAPHFNFIDDFKNVLEQLSFATTKQELAHITVNFFKGAFYLPANRISLHLRRLPNTEMTKDEYGTLEWRESIVENFICNHDEATCEIARYLQKAKILIADEIAFSNFYEDSSVGSSVSRFMDEIDADIFLPIYQKDLIIAYILVERNARTNEFYNRIERDEMVVFASYLSNIIHLLQNRNLDALMEREKEMQEELYRKHQEINQYKESIQSFLRSAQQRKIGIIFYKNRRFIFGNQAAKELVSINPNSLEGHPLSKALKNIALQVQDYRTGQTAFANDTNGNKIVLSGIPHLEENAVIITVYYPEIGDLLKPQLEQIKDPSEWDYLLYLETTQSGKLINQLIPSNSPRLLQYKIELLKVALSKKALLLDMAEQDAVATAEIIHHISLRETLHILKLHSPEKNSETAHKIFGLNQLFGGSNEPALLEKLNETGTLIIQNIHLLELETQNHLAEFMKYGFYRRFKSEQKLSSTARIICTTQLDMMPLVQSGKFSAELYSELKQATLSLPSLLTLSEQELAELAHGFSEQAIKTQPFKNLLELTDQETNRIIYNRPVSLHEFKAKIEQFLVNKSKKSHIYHETQFDPAYNVTDPELIQAARLGKKALKDPRMMSLLWNKFGNQNQIATFLGVNRSSVNRRCKEYNLE, from the coding sequence ATGATGAATATTGTTTTATTTTTATACCAAATTATTAGCAGTAATCCATTTTTATTAGCTGTTGCAATTACTGCATTAATTTGTAAAACATTTCTGTTCGCGATGACCATTTCGCATGGCATTAGGGCATCCAAAATCCAGCGTCCTTGGTTTTTTTTAGTTCCAGTACTAATTGGGGCAATGTTCTCTGATATAGCATGGATAACCTCGACGTCATATCGACTTTTTTTCTCTAATCTTGATTATCGCCCTTTTTTATTCATTATTAGACTCGCATGGGCTTTAACAATTATTCAATACCAGTCTTTATGTTTTTTTCTTGAAAGCTTAACAGAGAAAGATCGTCGCCTTCGTTTGCATCAGAGAATATTCATGGCAATCAGCACGATTTTCGCACTCTCATTTGTGTATCTTGCAATCTTTGAATTCAATAATCCTACAAATCGTCCTCCAATTGAATTTCAATTATTAACCATTAATTCCGTTTATATTTTCTTCTTAATTATTCCAAGCATCTTAGTTGTCCTGAGGCACCTAAGAAATCCTCACATGCCAAAAATTTTAAAAAAACAGATTAAGATTCTAATTCAGATGATAATTGCACCGCAATTATTATTTGATTTTATTCAGATATTTCCCTTTTCTTTTTCACAGACCTATATTGCAAGTAACTATGCAGTCGTAAGCATTTCTACAATTTTATTAACGATGGCTTTTTACTTTTCTGCCAAAAAAATTATTGGCCTACGCTTTTTAAACTTCCAGGAACACGTACAAACAGCGCCCCACTTTAACTTTATTGATGATTTCAAAAACGTTCTTGAGCAACTCAGTTTTGCCACCACCAAGCAAGAGCTTGCGCATATCACGGTAAACTTCTTTAAAGGCGCATTTTATTTGCCTGCAAATAGAATCTCGCTCCATTTGCGCCGTTTGCCGAATACGGAAATGACTAAAGATGAATACGGCACTCTCGAATGGCGTGAATCGATCGTAGAAAACTTTATCTGCAATCATGATGAAGCGACCTGTGAAATTGCACGTTATTTGCAGAAAGCAAAAATATTAATCGCTGACGAGATCGCGTTCAGTAACTTCTATGAAGATAGTTCTGTTGGCAGCTCCGTGTCTCGCTTCATGGATGAAATCGACGCTGATATTTTTCTGCCAATTTATCAAAAAGATCTTATCATTGCTTATATTCTCGTTGAGCGAAACGCACGAACGAATGAATTTTATAATCGGATTGAGCGGGATGAGATGGTAGTTTTTGCAAGTTATTTGAGCAACATTATCCATTTGCTTCAAAATCGAAATCTTGACGCACTCATGGAGCGTGAAAAAGAGATGCAAGAAGAGCTCTATCGGAAGCATCAAGAAATTAATCAATACAAAGAAAGCATTCAATCGTTTCTCCGCTCAGCTCAGCAACGCAAAATTGGTATTATTTTTTATAAAAACAGACGTTTCATTTTTGGCAATCAAGCGGCAAAAGAGCTTGTGAGTATTAATCCAAACTCTCTTGAGGGCCATCCGCTCTCCAAAGCACTCAAAAATATCGCTCTTCAAGTGCAAGATTATCGCACTGGCCAAACGGCGTTTGCAAATGATACTAACGGGAATAAAATAGTGCTTTCCGGCATTCCCCATTTGGAAGAGAATGCAGTTATTATCACGGTTTATTATCCAGAAATCGGGGATCTGCTCAAGCCACAACTCGAACAAATTAAAGATCCAAGCGAATGGGATTATTTACTGTATCTAGAAACGACGCAATCAGGAAAATTAATCAATCAACTTATTCCGAGTAACAGCCCACGATTGCTGCAATATAAAATAGAGCTTTTAAAAGTCGCGCTCAGTAAAAAAGCGTTATTGCTCGATATGGCTGAGCAAGATGCGGTCGCAACTGCAGAAATTATTCACCATATTAGTTTGCGCGAAACGCTGCACATTCTAAAATTGCACTCACCTGAAAAAAATAGCGAAACTGCGCATAAAATTTTTGGCTTGAACCAGCTTTTTGGCGGCTCGAATGAACCGGCACTTCTAGAAAAATTAAACGAAACGGGGACACTTATTATCCAAAACATTCATCTACTTGAGCTTGAAACGCAAAATCACTTAGCAGAATTTATGAAATATGGTTTCTATCGTCGTTTTAAAAGTGAGCAAAAACTATCGAGTACTGCGCGCATTATTTGCACGACGCAGCTTGATATGATGCCTCTCGTGCAATCGGGTAAATTCAGTGCTGAACTCTACAGTGAATTAAAGCAAGCAACGCTCAGCCTTCCTTCATTGCTCACGCTTTCAGAGCAAGAACTTGCAGAACTTGCGCACGGATTTAGTGAACAGGCAATTAAAACACAGCCATTTAAAAACTTACTCGAACTGACCGATCAAGAAACGAACCGGATTATTTATAACCGACCGGTAAGTTTGCATGAGTTTAAAGCGAAGATTGAACAGTTCTTAGTAAACAAATCTAAAAAATCGCATATTTATCATGAAACGCAATTCGATCCTGCTTATAATGTTACCGATCCCGAATTGATCCAAGCAGCTCGTCTTGGCAAAAAAGCGCTCAAAGATCCGCGCATGATGTCCCTTTTATGGAACAAATTTGGTAATCAAAACCAAATCGCTACGTTCCTCGGCGTCAACCGCTCATCGGTCAATCGTAGATGTAAAGAATACAATTTAGAATAG
- a CDS encoding PQ-loop repeat-containing protein, whose protein sequence is MFNYLSIGTAFVTISWLFMLYSMIPQIILNYRLANVHGLSDMMLTGNLIMNLCGIFFIFCCELPLVYQLLGSVGFLLFLVVLVQRIFYDWPRSTYFFIVIASIISLFASSIPLVMRHPYFYGSILGWFGFWAQFLYLFPQLIKIIQTKSVEGFSFAFITLLTLANLFELIGALILNLPFNIIANDIRGLMMYVLFCILFGKYRKTNDKDSNGK, encoded by the coding sequence ATGTTTAATTATCTATCGATTGGCACTGCTTTTGTAACCATTTCATGGCTTTTCATGCTTTATTCAATGATTCCCCAGATTATATTAAATTATCGTCTTGCTAATGTGCATGGCCTGAGCGATATGATGCTTACCGGTAATCTTATTATGAATCTCTGCGGCATTTTTTTTATTTTTTGTTGTGAATTGCCTTTAGTATATCAATTATTAGGATCTGTTGGTTTTCTATTATTTCTCGTTGTTCTTGTGCAGAGGATTTTTTACGATTGGCCACGTTCAACATATTTCTTTATTGTAATCGCAAGTATCATTTCTCTTTTTGCCAGTTCAATTCCGTTGGTGATGCGCCATCCGTATTTTTACGGTTCAATCCTGGGGTGGTTTGGCTTCTGGGCCCAATTTTTATATTTATTTCCACAGCTTATAAAAATTATTCAAACCAAATCGGTAGAGGGTTTTAGTTTTGCATTTATTACATTACTGACGCTCGCTAATCTTTTTGAACTGATTGGTGCACTTATTCTTAATTTACCGTTCAATATTATTGCAAATGATATTCGTGGTTTGATGATGTATGTATTGTTTTGTATCCTCTTTGGGAAATATCGTAAAACTAACGACAAGGATAGCAATGGCAAGTAG
- a CDS encoding penicillin-binding transpeptidase domain-containing protein: METIVSYTKKIKYIAIFYVIACMIIMMRLTYLQVYLNKDLHDRARHNFLRVEKVYSRRGNILDCNGKLLATNRPITNIYWRGSGNRQLTTEQQATLQKVAELLGITIEQTQLSAIKYAERTSKDAILFSNATFEQLGKITELFPTDKNINITTELKRCYPYGSKASHVIGYISSMNSEGAGKMGIEKMFEPMLRGQEGTVLKMINSVGTNLYAEELSKALAGQDIATTLDLTLQDIAEESFPLENGGCLLIMDPEDGALKAIVSRPAFDPALFLDPIPLSEWQLLQEKKPFLNRTVCCYPPASPFKLVTLSAALENKLINPEMVTYCKGFTRFRGRKYHCANRDGHGALSVHEAVAKSCNILFFEIAKKISIDTLADYAHRFGLGEKTNILLPENTGLVPTSEWKRRVKREPWWPGENLSAVIGQSYYLVTPLQTARMIASIFTGYLVNPRIIASEPVIKKPLAIKPETRQFLKKTMEAVVTIGTAQRTNKINNVKVYAKTGTAQIFSMETQESGELEPLYHAWFAGRFRYKKEKPLVMVLLVENVSSSKEAPKVAKKFFVNYRNMMAEKESAAAA; the protein is encoded by the coding sequence ATGGAAACAATCGTTTCGTATACAAAAAAAATAAAATACATTGCGATTTTTTATGTGATTGCATGCATGATTATTATGATGCGCTTAACGTATCTCCAAGTGTATCTCAATAAAGACCTTCATGATCGAGCACGCCATAATTTTTTGCGCGTCGAAAAAGTATATTCGCGCCGCGGCAATATTCTTGATTGCAATGGTAAACTTCTTGCCACGAATCGCCCTATTACTAATATTTATTGGCGCGGCTCTGGTAACCGACAACTTACTACTGAGCAACAAGCAACGCTGCAAAAAGTTGCAGAGCTTTTAGGAATTACTATCGAACAAACGCAATTGAGCGCCATTAAATATGCAGAGCGCACCTCAAAAGATGCAATTCTTTTTTCCAACGCAACGTTTGAGCAGTTGGGAAAAATTACGGAACTTTTTCCGACCGATAAAAATATAAACATTACGACAGAATTAAAACGCTGCTATCCCTACGGAAGCAAGGCAAGTCACGTGATTGGCTATATTAGCAGCATGAACTCAGAAGGTGCGGGAAAAATGGGGATTGAAAAAATGTTTGAGCCGATGCTGCGAGGCCAAGAAGGCACCGTACTGAAAATGATCAATTCGGTAGGGACGAATCTATATGCTGAAGAACTTTCCAAAGCGCTCGCGGGCCAAGATATTGCAACAACGCTCGATTTAACGCTGCAAGATATTGCGGAAGAATCGTTCCCGCTAGAAAATGGTGGTTGCCTTTTAATTATGGATCCTGAAGATGGCGCGTTAAAAGCGATTGTTTCCCGCCCCGCTTTCGATCCAGCGCTCTTTCTTGATCCGATTCCGCTCAGTGAATGGCAATTATTGCAAGAGAAAAAACCGTTTTTAAACCGAACCGTCTGCTGCTATCCGCCAGCATCGCCCTTCAAACTTGTTACCTTGAGTGCAGCACTTGAAAATAAACTTATTAATCCTGAAATGGTTACCTATTGCAAAGGGTTTACGCGCTTTCGCGGGCGCAAATATCACTGCGCAAATAGAGATGGACACGGCGCACTTTCTGTTCATGAAGCGGTCGCTAAATCGTGCAATATTTTATTTTTTGAAATAGCAAAAAAAATATCGATCGATACGCTAGCCGATTATGCACATCGCTTTGGTTTGGGAGAAAAAACAAATATTTTATTGCCGGAAAATACCGGCCTCGTGCCAACCAGTGAATGGAAACGGCGAGTTAAGCGTGAACCATGGTGGCCCGGAGAAAATTTATCAGCCGTTATTGGTCAAAGTTATTATTTAGTAACCCCACTGCAAACAGCCCGCATGATCGCGAGTATTTTCACCGGCTATTTGGTGAACCCACGCATTATTGCAAGCGAACCGGTAATAAAAAAACCGCTCGCCATTAAACCTGAAACGCGCCAATTTCTCAAAAAGACGATGGAAGCGGTGGTAACCATCGGAACAGCGCAGCGCACTAATAAAATAAATAACGTGAAAGTGTATGCAAAAACAGGAACGGCGCAAATTTTCTCTATGGAAACGCAAGAAAGTGGGGAGCTTGAACCGCTCTATCATGCATGGTTTGCCGGCCGCTTTAGATATAAAAAAGAAAAACCGCTCGTTATGGTATTGCTTGTTGAAAATGTAAGTTCCTCTAAAGAAGCGCCAAAAGTCGCTAAAAAATTCTTTGTTAATTATCGCAATATGATGGCAGAAAAAGAATCTGCCGCTGCGGCATAA
- a CDS encoding ankyrin repeat domain-containing protein: MDSPKNNKHIFEEITNMIDNGASDEQIKEIFEKIKSEDFYLTNPIVYDLISNKRINILDYLYEKKIPLSYVDNTGATPLHVACAINGSLEAVRFLFEHHIATDINAKTDEGETPFLLAVMYEHEDILKYFLKHAKPNLQVTNSSGDTAFSLAENIGNPEILLLLQKFKSEDKLKSR; this comes from the coding sequence ATGGATTCCCCAAAAAATAATAAGCACATTTTTGAAGAAATTACGAACATGATCGATAACGGAGCGTCGGATGAACAAATAAAAGAGATTTTTGAAAAAATAAAATCTGAAGATTTTTATTTAACCAATCCGATCGTTTACGATCTTATTTCAAATAAAAGAATCAATATTTTAGATTATTTATATGAAAAAAAAATTCCTCTATCTTATGTGGACAATACGGGTGCTACGCCGCTGCACGTGGCATGCGCTATTAATGGAAGTCTTGAAGCCGTAAGATTTTTATTTGAACATCATATTGCTACTGACATTAATGCTAAAACTGATGAAGGCGAAACTCCTTTCTTGTTAGCAGTAATGTATGAACATGAGGATATACTAAAGTATTTTTTGAAGCATGCTAAACCAAATTTACAAGTAACTAACTCGTCTGGCGATACGGCATTTTCCTTAGCAGAAAATATTGGAAATCCTGAAATATTATTACTCCTACAAAAATTTAAAAGTGAAGATAAATTAAAGAGCAGGTAA